Proteins from a genomic interval of Nitrospina gracilis Nb-211:
- a CDS encoding response regulator — MNSVVRGKIHVLIADDHGIVRKGLIQVLSKTEDMVVCGEAENGNEVLELVKNVKADVVVMDIDMPEKSGWETLVQLKIQTPELPIIILSIYSEDHYALRFLRAGASGYLTKSSAPELLVDALRKVSAGGKYISPSLAEKLAFNLDSSSDKLPHETLTDREFQVFCQIAAGKKLKEIADELALGITTVSTHRGNILAKMGMKNNADIIQYALKNGII; from the coding sequence ATGAATAGTGTTGTTCGCGGAAAAATCCATGTTCTCATTGCAGACGACCATGGCATCGTCAGGAAGGGACTGATTCAGGTTTTGTCCAAAACGGAAGATATGGTCGTGTGCGGAGAAGCGGAAAACGGAAATGAAGTTTTGGAATTGGTAAAAAATGTCAAAGCCGATGTGGTGGTGATGGACATAGACATGCCGGAAAAGAGCGGTTGGGAAACCCTGGTTCAGTTAAAAATCCAGACTCCCGAACTGCCCATCATAATTTTGAGCATTTATTCGGAAGATCACTATGCACTCCGCTTTTTGCGCGCCGGCGCTTCCGGGTACCTGACCAAGTCCAGCGCGCCGGAGTTGCTGGTGGATGCCCTGCGGAAGGTCTCCGCCGGGGGCAAATACATCAGTCCCAGCCTGGCGGAAAAACTGGCTTTCAATCTGGACAGCAGTTCGGATAAGCTCCCTCATGAGACCTTGACGGATCGTGAGTTCCAGGTTTTTTGCCAGATCGCGGCCGGAAAGAAATTAAAAGAAATCGCCGATGAGCTGGCGCTGGGGATCACCACCGTCAGCACGCACCGCGGAAACATCCTGGCAAAAATGGGAATGAAAAATAATGCGGACATCATCCAGTACGCCCTGAAAAATGGAATCATTTAA
- a CDS encoding response regulator produces the protein MTHSETTRPTILLIDDSLDYLKLMVEVLKNDYEIQVALDGIQGLRLAQSHKPPDLILLDICMPEMNGYEVCKYLKAHPVSKNIPVIFLSALHGIEEVARGFEVGAMDYITKPINISIVQARIKTHLKLYHQSRLLETLLREKMGKQPVSIIKYSTVSAG, from the coding sequence ATGACTCATTCAGAAACCACCCGACCCACAATACTTTTGATTGATGATTCGCTGGATTATTTGAAGCTCATGGTCGAAGTATTGAAGAATGACTACGAAATTCAGGTCGCCCTGGACGGGATACAGGGGCTCCGGCTGGCCCAGTCGCACAAGCCCCCGGATCTGATTTTGCTGGACATTTGCATGCCGGAAATGAACGGGTATGAAGTGTGTAAGTACCTTAAGGCACACCCTGTTTCAAAAAACATTCCGGTTATTTTCCTGTCAGCGTTGCATGGGATTGAGGAGGTGGCGAGAGGGTTCGAAGTCGGGGCCATGGATTACATCACCAAGCCTATCAACATTTCCATTGTTCAGGCGCGTATCAAAACCCATCTGAAACTTTACCATCAGTCCCGCCTTCTGGAGACACTGTTGCGGGAAAAAATGGGGAAGCAGCCGGTGTCCATAATAAAATATTCCACAGTCTCGGCAGGTTGA
- a CDS encoding ATP-binding protein yields the protein MITPLIDGSNTMSSVENGSFFPARPGYSSACSENMPSNLKLAYGFYPGITAHIEELESLLAMDDEPLLSAIRKQQVMSFIARHYNDRDRRTTPIKPQEVQDLVRQAEGNWEVFYQSHALADPQKRSAYCERLRFGVMTEKRALSTWAAEVNPYPPAEYVVVANRGEVACRILEAAHALNKKVILLHDGNDLPYDGLLREGDFLYYVPCFKDTSRRGNIRYDIVGMHALAQALENDKIDLHTVAVHPGWGFNAEDPEWVAEVERLGFRVVGPHSQIIRYLGNKTNAVAFARAAGLDTPISSGKIVGRKGLPTGADPETEWNGVEILVRQFFHQCGEQGISLLILKDALGGGGAGQKLLTRPTVTELVEAVRQYWQTYIEFSVDQFLATTRHVEFQVVSDVMGNVRFGEPRDCTLQRARQKYNEETTGFPPALATAMQEKIRNFLVRVHQKLGWHYTGAATFEFLYDPESERFYFMEVNTRLQVENCVSACVDGIDYFRTQLDIADRKILLSQEELDRRRHEDRAHAIQARICLERILGEDERTALSRSLKHEVECIPVGGPGVFLTRLDVPAQQGVYLFGDDRLLWQIRRQGQAPIPMGYDSMAMKIVATGKTAEEARWKLHEAISQLVVEGPGIHSNRDLILLTLEHAHRGEARELARRKIADDALAILRAQKEWETLAARGTIRRHEFQILTLREGALTAEQWAFLETVLDGYNLKTFYPNRFKISCLWIGMLNPLWRKLNRYGISFVHPTIEVIIHERLVSFLSSLLRCMTGLDPQEIVLRKKSAGLLPRDLVSFSGWDQAKLRSYFRQATLSGL from the coding sequence ATGATTACACCATTGATCGATGGTTCCAATACGATGTCTTCCGTGGAAAACGGTTCCTTTTTTCCGGCGCGGCCCGGCTACTCCAGCGCCTGCTCGGAAAACATGCCTTCCAACCTGAAGTTGGCTTACGGGTTTTATCCGGGAATCACCGCCCACATTGAAGAACTGGAAAGCCTGCTGGCGATGGACGACGAACCCCTGCTCTCAGCCATTCGGAAACAGCAGGTCATGAGCTTCATTGCCCGCCACTACAATGACCGCGACCGCAGGACGACCCCCATCAAGCCGCAGGAAGTGCAGGATCTGGTCCGTCAGGCGGAGGGCAACTGGGAGGTTTTTTATCAAAGCCATGCGCTGGCCGACCCACAAAAACGGAGCGCTTACTGCGAACGCCTGAGGTTCGGTGTGATGACCGAAAAGCGGGCGCTCTCCACATGGGCCGCGGAAGTGAACCCGTACCCGCCCGCGGAGTACGTGGTCGTCGCCAACCGGGGCGAGGTGGCGTGCCGTATTCTTGAGGCCGCGCATGCCCTCAACAAGAAAGTCATTCTCCTGCACGATGGAAACGATCTGCCCTACGACGGATTACTGCGTGAGGGCGATTTCCTCTATTACGTCCCCTGTTTCAAGGACACCAGCCGAAGGGGCAACATCCGGTACGACATCGTCGGCATGCACGCCCTAGCCCAGGCCCTGGAAAACGATAAAATCGACCTGCATACGGTCGCGGTGCATCCCGGCTGGGGGTTCAACGCGGAAGATCCGGAATGGGTGGCGGAAGTGGAACGGCTGGGGTTCCGCGTGGTGGGACCGCATTCGCAGATCATCCGGTACCTGGGCAACAAGACCAATGCCGTGGCGTTCGCCCGCGCCGCCGGGCTGGACACCCCCATCAGCTCCGGCAAGATCGTCGGACGAAAAGGCCTGCCCACCGGCGCCGATCCCGAGACGGAATGGAACGGGGTGGAGATTCTCGTCCGGCAGTTCTTCCACCAGTGCGGCGAGCAGGGCATTTCTCTGCTGATCCTGAAAGACGCGCTGGGCGGAGGCGGTGCGGGGCAGAAACTGCTCACCCGCCCCACCGTGACGGAACTGGTCGAGGCCGTGCGGCAGTACTGGCAAACATACATTGAGTTCAGCGTGGACCAGTTCCTCGCCACCACGCGTCATGTCGAGTTCCAGGTGGTGTCCGATGTCATGGGCAACGTCCGGTTCGGCGAACCCAGGGACTGCACCCTGCAACGGGCACGCCAGAAATACAACGAAGAGACCACCGGGTTTCCCCCGGCGCTTGCAACGGCCATGCAGGAAAAAATCCGCAACTTCCTCGTGCGGGTTCACCAGAAGCTCGGCTGGCATTACACCGGCGCCGCCACGTTCGAGTTTCTTTACGATCCGGAAAGCGAACGGTTTTACTTCATGGAAGTGAACACCCGGTTGCAGGTTGAAAACTGCGTGTCCGCCTGCGTGGACGGCATCGACTACTTCCGCACGCAACTCGATATTGCCGACCGCAAAATTCTTTTGAGCCAGGAGGAATTGGATCGGCGCAGGCATGAAGACCGCGCTCATGCCATTCAGGCGCGCATCTGCCTCGAGCGCATTCTCGGTGAAGACGAACGGACGGCGCTTTCCAGATCGCTCAAGCATGAAGTCGAATGCATTCCCGTTGGCGGCCCCGGCGTATTCCTCACCCGCCTGGACGTTCCGGCGCAGCAGGGGGTTTACTTGTTCGGCGACGACCGCCTGCTCTGGCAGATTCGCCGGCAGGGCCAGGCGCCCATCCCGATGGGGTACGACTCCATGGCGATGAAAATTGTGGCGACCGGCAAAACGGCGGAGGAAGCGCGCTGGAAACTGCACGAGGCCATCAGCCAACTGGTCGTCGAAGGACCGGGCATCCATTCCAACAGGGACCTGATCCTGCTGACGCTGGAGCACGCCCATCGCGGAGAGGCGCGCGAACTGGCGCGGAGAAAAATTGCCGACGATGCCCTGGCGATCCTCCGCGCGCAAAAGGAATGGGAAACACTGGCGGCGAGGGGCACCATCCGCCGGCACGAGTTCCAGATCCTAACCCTTCGCGAAGGCGCGTTGACGGCGGAGCAGTGGGCCTTCCTGGAAACCGTTCTCGACGGGTACAATTTGAAAACGTTTTACCCAAACCGGTTCAAGATTTCCTGTCTCTGGATTGGGATGCTGAATCCCTTGTGGAGAAAACTGAACCGGTACGGCATCTCATTCGTGCATCCCACCATAGAAGTGATCATTCACGAGCGGCTGGTTTCGTTTCTCTCCTCCTTGCTGCGGTGCATGACGGGTCTTGACCCGCAGGAGATCGTGCTCCGGAAAAAAAGCGCCGGCCTGTTGCCGCGGGACCTCGTTTCTTTTTCCGGATGGGATCAGGCGAAACTAAGAAGTTATTTCCGGCAAGCCACGCTCAGCGGACTTTGA
- a CDS encoding VOC family protein encodes MGVELNHTIIYVADKKKSAHFVAEILGLPAPEKFDHFLIIKTSNNVSLDFLQITEAIDTQHYAFLVSEKEFDQIFGRIKERGLPHWADPQQTKQGEINHRDGGRGVYFEEPSGHLLEILTRPYGSGG; translated from the coding sequence ATGGGCGTTGAGCTGAACCACACCATCATCTACGTTGCGGACAAAAAGAAGTCCGCCCACTTTGTGGCGGAAATTCTGGGCCTGCCCGCTCCCGAAAAATTCGACCATTTTCTCATTATAAAAACCAGCAACAATGTCAGCCTGGATTTTCTGCAAATCACCGAGGCCATCGACACCCAGCATTATGCGTTTCTGGTAAGCGAGAAGGAGTTCGACCAGATTTTCGGCCGCATCAAGGAACGCGGCCTGCCTCACTGGGCCGACCCCCAGCAGACGAAGCAGGGCGAGATCAATCACCGCGATGGCGGACGCGGCGTTTATTTTGAAGAACCTTCCGGCCACCTGCTGGAAATCCTCACCCGGCCTTACGGCAGTGGCGGGTGA
- a CDS encoding PepSY domain-containing protein, protein MTRPIHSIALTAFAVLALPTASAFAEVHEIDSDFDGKVDQWQHLSASGKPEKVEFDKSGDGKADQVEYYDGKGNRIRVEFDRNHDGRMDQFQHYSASGKIEKMELDSTHSGKIDWTETYNSQGKLAKAVRDENEDGKPDQWQFFNASEQLERIEYDTNHDGQVDRWDRLNSSGKIAESSFDTNGNGKPDQWQSFNSFEMMEKVGFDTNGNGKADQWQIYGPDAKVVRVEIDRNHDGKPDQVINK, encoded by the coding sequence ATGACCCGACCGATTCATTCCATCGCTTTGACTGCATTTGCGGTGCTTGCTCTCCCCACCGCTTCCGCATTCGCGGAGGTCCACGAAATCGATTCCGACTTCGATGGCAAGGTGGATCAGTGGCAACACCTGTCCGCAAGTGGCAAGCCGGAAAAAGTGGAGTTCGACAAAAGCGGCGACGGCAAGGCGGACCAGGTGGAGTATTACGATGGAAAGGGAAACCGCATCCGCGTGGAGTTCGATCGCAACCACGACGGCAGGATGGACCAGTTCCAGCACTACTCTGCTTCCGGCAAGATTGAGAAAATGGAGCTGGACTCCACCCACTCCGGAAAAATCGACTGGACCGAAACGTACAACAGCCAGGGCAAGCTGGCGAAAGCCGTAAGAGATGAAAACGAGGATGGCAAACCCGACCAGTGGCAGTTCTTCAACGCGTCGGAACAACTGGAGCGCATCGAGTACGACACCAATCACGATGGGCAGGTGGACCGCTGGGATCGGCTGAACAGCTCCGGGAAAATCGCCGAGTCGTCGTTCGACACCAACGGCAACGGCAAACCCGATCAGTGGCAGTCCTTCAACAGCTTCGAGATGATGGAGAAGGTGGGGTTCGACACCAACGGCAACGGCAAGGCCGACCAGTGGCAGATTTACGGACCGGACGCCAAAGTGGTGCGCGTGGAGATCGACCGCAACCACGACGGCAAGCCGGACCAGGTGATCAATAAATAG
- a CDS encoding mechanosensitive ion channel family protein, which translates to MELLSSWFQEIKTASLPALENLIGYLPSLFGAAALLAVGWLVAGLAQVGFVKTVVALDRVLSRTPIKRSTAPHLQVTHPALDLFGKIVFWAVILFFVKFATDILGLHAVAQWLNQVVTYLPTFLAGGIILIAGVLLSVLVRDLTITTADTAGIPQASLLGTLAQGATLITALVIGLDQIGIEVSFLSTLIAIGAAAFLGSLALAFGLGGRTFVSNLIGAHFVHKQYQVGQRVRWGKREGVILEFTPTSVVLATKEGRLILPASLFEEEPMEQLIGQKENE; encoded by the coding sequence ATGGAACTCCTCTCCTCCTGGTTTCAAGAGATCAAAACGGCAAGTCTTCCCGCGCTGGAAAATCTCATTGGTTATTTACCGAGTCTGTTTGGCGCCGCCGCGCTTCTTGCGGTAGGCTGGCTGGTCGCCGGCCTGGCGCAGGTGGGTTTCGTGAAAACCGTGGTCGCCCTCGACCGGGTACTCAGCCGCACGCCGATCAAACGCAGCACCGCTCCGCACCTGCAGGTAACGCATCCCGCGCTCGACCTGTTCGGCAAAATCGTGTTCTGGGCGGTGATCCTGTTTTTCGTCAAGTTCGCCACCGATATCCTTGGCCTGCATGCAGTAGCGCAGTGGCTCAACCAAGTCGTCACCTACCTGCCGACGTTTCTTGCCGGCGGCATCATCCTCATTGCCGGTGTATTGCTGAGCGTTCTGGTACGCGACCTCACCATCACCACCGCGGACACGGCGGGCATTCCGCAGGCCAGCCTGCTGGGCACGCTGGCGCAGGGCGCGACGCTGATCACCGCGCTGGTGATCGGGCTCGACCAGATCGGCATCGAGGTTTCGTTTCTGTCCACTCTCATCGCCATCGGCGCGGCCGCGTTCCTTGGCAGTCTCGCCCTGGCGTTCGGTCTGGGCGGGCGCACCTTCGTCAGCAACCTCATCGGCGCGCATTTCGTGCACAAGCAGTACCAGGTGGGCCAGCGCGTGCGCTGGGGCAAACGCGAGGGCGTGATTCTGGAATTCACCCCGACGTCCGTGGTGCTGGCCACCAAGGAGGGACGCCTGATCCTCCCCGCCAGCCTGTTCGAGGAAGAACCGATGGAGCAATTGATCGGTCAAAAAGAAAATGAATGA
- a CDS encoding magnesium transporter MgtE N-terminal domain-containing protein, with translation MNDTLAFTRSYLAEYPVEAARVLEGMDSRDSAAYLASMEPEEAAWVMEQMLPWYLEQCVAHWTPEQAAERLDLLSSFRACHVLRLSDADSRKRLLEALPKKKQKVLSRQITFRPDTVGHWMEEPLPVVSEQATVQDALDQLRRAGPNERQHFFVMQRNGRYVGAVEIARLLQESPNRQVTELLDPRVEPVLVQAPLTTVRTFPAWHHAHALPVLNVDHQLEGVLKEAQVREALDTGQVIVEDTSLFESLVPLFLLAATAWVRGMVSLPFLEPPKPPATKENEHER, from the coding sequence ATGAATGACACGCTTGCATTCACCCGGAGTTACCTGGCGGAGTACCCCGTAGAGGCGGCGCGCGTTCTGGAAGGCATGGACTCGCGGGACTCCGCCGCCTACCTGGCGTCCATGGAGCCGGAGGAGGCGGCGTGGGTGATGGAGCAGATGCTTCCCTGGTACTTGGAGCAATGCGTCGCGCACTGGACGCCGGAACAAGCGGCGGAGCGGCTTGATCTTCTTTCCTCGTTCCGCGCGTGTCATGTCCTGCGATTGAGCGATGCGGACTCCCGCAAGCGCCTGCTTGAAGCGTTGCCGAAAAAGAAACAAAAGGTGTTGTCCCGCCAGATCACCTTTCGCCCGGACACGGTGGGGCACTGGATGGAGGAGCCCCTGCCGGTGGTGTCCGAACAGGCGACGGTGCAGGATGCGCTCGACCAGCTCCGACGCGCCGGGCCCAACGAGAGACAACACTTTTTCGTGATGCAGAGAAACGGCCGTTATGTCGGTGCGGTGGAAATTGCAAGACTGTTGCAGGAGTCGCCGAACCGGCAGGTGACGGAACTGCTCGACCCGCGGGTGGAGCCGGTGCTGGTGCAGGCGCCGCTCACCACCGTGCGGACATTCCCCGCCTGGCACCATGCCCATGCCCTGCCGGTCCTCAATGTGGACCATCAACTCGAAGGCGTGCTGAAAGAGGCGCAGGTGCGTGAAGCGCTGGATACGGGGCAGGTGATTGTGGAGGACACGTCCTTGTTCGAAAGCCTGGTGCCGTTGTTTCTTCTCGCCGCCACCGCGTGGGTGCGCGGCATGGTGTCCCTGCCGTTTCTCGAACCGCCCAAACCGCCTGCCACGAAGGAAAACGAACATGAACGGTGA
- the mgtE gene encoding magnesium transporter, with protein sequence MNGDANTVAEALNRRFLQQHPLAAARRLEELDPESAAALLNKMPPAQLTPVFEQLSPSSAAAILPHLGEDRVKEVIEFTDPKAMVAILHQLDAGQADAYLDRVSPAVKKELTALMQYPEDTAGNLMDPRVEPYAGTLTVEQTLKRLRQPGYRVKPVLFVQNDSRGLSGRVSLQTLVAARPDQSLDEIKGPVSIFVEPLTPQEEIVALFDKHRFQSIPVVGLHGELIGVIWQDTLVRAVEEDATSDVQAMVGASRDERALSKATFAVRKRQPWLQINLVTAFLAAAVVGLFEDMIARFTALAVLLPVVAGQSGNTGAQALAVTMRGLAIREITTRHWVRVVWKESQAGFMNGVGVCATTCLGVFLWSQSAGLTGVIGISMIISMVIAGMAGALVPIVLVRVGQDPATASSIILTTVTDVMGFFSFLGTATLLSGFL encoded by the coding sequence ATGAACGGTGATGCCAACACCGTGGCCGAAGCGCTCAACCGCCGTTTCCTGCAACAGCATCCTCTCGCCGCGGCACGGCGATTGGAGGAACTGGATCCGGAGTCGGCGGCGGCTCTGCTCAATAAAATGCCCCCGGCGCAACTGACCCCGGTGTTCGAACAACTATCGCCATCGTCCGCCGCCGCCATCCTGCCGCACCTGGGTGAAGACCGGGTTAAGGAAGTGATCGAATTCACCGATCCCAAGGCGATGGTCGCCATCCTGCACCAGCTCGATGCCGGACAGGCGGACGCGTATCTGGACCGCGTGTCCCCCGCGGTCAAAAAAGAACTGACGGCGTTGATGCAGTATCCGGAAGACACCGCGGGAAATTTGATGGACCCGCGCGTCGAACCGTACGCGGGCACACTCACCGTTGAGCAAACATTGAAACGCTTGCGCCAGCCCGGCTACCGCGTGAAGCCGGTGCTGTTCGTGCAGAACGATTCGCGCGGATTGAGCGGACGCGTCAGCCTGCAAACCCTGGTGGCGGCGCGGCCGGACCAGTCGCTCGACGAGATCAAAGGACCCGTTTCGATTTTCGTCGAGCCGCTCACGCCGCAGGAAGAGATCGTTGCCCTGTTTGACAAGCACCGTTTCCAAAGCATCCCGGTGGTCGGCCTGCACGGCGAGTTGATCGGCGTCATCTGGCAGGACACCCTGGTGCGCGCGGTGGAAGAGGACGCGACCTCCGACGTGCAGGCGATGGTGGGCGCGAGCCGCGACGAACGCGCGCTGTCGAAAGCGACGTTCGCTGTGCGCAAACGCCAGCCGTGGTTGCAGATCAATCTCGTCACCGCGTTTCTCGCGGCGGCGGTGGTCGGTTTGTTCGAGGACATGATCGCACGCTTCACCGCGCTCGCCGTTCTGCTGCCGGTGGTGGCGGGGCAGAGCGGCAACACCGGCGCGCAGGCCCTGGCCGTCACCATGCGCGGCCTCGCCATCCGCGAGATCACCACCCGCCACTGGGTGCGCGTGGTGTGGAAGGAATCGCAGGCCGGATTCATGAACGGCGTCGGCGTGTGCGCCACCACCTGCCTCGGCGTGTTTCTGTGGAGCCAGTCGGCGGGATTGACGGGAGTGATCGGCATCTCCATGATCATTTCGATGGTCATCGCCGGTATGGCGGGCGCACTGGTGCCCATCGTGCTGGTGCGCGTCGGACAGGACCCCGCCACCGCGTCGTCGATCATCCTCACCACCGTCACCGACGTCATGGGCTTCTTCTCCTTCCTCGGCACCGCCACCTTGCTTTCCGGATTTCTTTGA
- a CDS encoding VOC family protein produces MKPRISMITLGVEDMERAVRFYEQGLGFPRKESPPEVAFFTLNGTWLALFSSRSLAEDADVSAEGNGFHNFALAHNVSSEAEVDQVIAQCLAAGATLTRKAQTVFWGGYTGYIQDPDGHLWEIAYNPHFWVGPRD; encoded by the coding sequence ATGAAACCACGAATCAGCATGATCACATTGGGTGTGGAGGATATGGAACGCGCCGTCCGATTTTATGAACAGGGGCTGGGGTTCCCACGGAAAGAATCGCCGCCGGAGGTGGCGTTCTTCACTCTCAATGGCACATGGCTGGCGCTGTTCTCGAGCCGCTCGCTGGCGGAAGATGCGGACGTTTCCGCGGAAGGGAATGGCTTTCACAATTTCGCGCTGGCGCACAATGTGAGCTCGGAAGCGGAGGTCGATCAGGTCATCGCGCAATGCCTCGCGGCGGGGGCGACGCTCACGCGCAAGGCGCAAACGGTGTTCTGGGGCGGCTACACGGGGTACATCCAGGACCCCGACGGCCATCTGTGGGAGATCGCCTACAATCCGCATTTCTGGGTGGGTCCACGGGATTGA
- a CDS encoding glutamate synthase-related protein has protein sequence MDKPVVADTQPAEVQLKAGKVYAWCSCGRSKTQPFCDGSHKGTSFQPKMFKVDKDDTAYLCMCKHTKDAPYCDGSHASLPEDDQEGEEEGADSQVSGDAALPKPTKEEPTVQYIHELASHGLGRVGPHGEVAAMGVPAPELPRWDDIQILTAQFSNQPLQEKIEVGTEVVIGPRAKKPLTLKIPLLVSDMSFGALSEEAKIALAQGAEAAGTGICSGEGGMLPEEQENNSRYFYELASAQFGYKEELLKKVQAFHFKGGQGAKTGTGGHLPGRKVTERIAEIRGLKPGQDAVSPPTFTDLHTVDDFKKFGDRVREVTGGIPIGFKTSAQHIEDDIEFAVQAGADYIIVDGRGGGTGAAPLLFRNHISVPTIPALARARRYLDNKGYDHVTLIVTGGLRTPPDFVKALAMGADAIALSNAAMQAIGCIAARICHTNNCPAGIATQDPERRKILDTREAPKRLTRFLNASVELMQVMARACGHDHLNRFSMRDLTTWKREMSDLSGIPYSGVAGR, from the coding sequence GTGGACAAACCCGTGGTGGCCGACACCCAACCCGCCGAGGTGCAACTGAAAGCAGGCAAGGTTTACGCCTGGTGTTCCTGCGGCCGATCCAAAACCCAGCCGTTCTGCGACGGTTCGCACAAAGGCACGTCGTTCCAGCCGAAGATGTTCAAGGTGGACAAGGATGATACGGCGTACCTGTGCATGTGCAAACACACGAAAGATGCGCCGTACTGCGACGGCTCGCATGCCTCTCTTCCTGAAGACGACCAGGAAGGAGAGGAGGAGGGTGCCGACTCGCAGGTTTCGGGGGACGCGGCCCTCCCCAAGCCGACTAAAGAGGAACCGACGGTTCAGTACATCCACGAACTGGCGTCGCATGGGCTGGGGCGCGTCGGACCCCACGGCGAGGTGGCGGCGATGGGCGTGCCTGCGCCGGAGTTGCCGCGCTGGGACGACATTCAGATCCTGACGGCGCAGTTTTCCAATCAACCCCTGCAGGAAAAAATCGAAGTCGGCACCGAAGTGGTCATCGGCCCGCGCGCGAAGAAACCGCTCACTCTTAAAATTCCCCTGCTCGTCTCCGACATGAGTTTCGGCGCGTTGTCGGAGGAAGCGAAAATCGCGCTGGCTCAAGGGGCGGAGGCGGCGGGCACGGGCATCTGTTCCGGTGAAGGCGGCATGCTTCCGGAAGAACAGGAAAACAACTCGCGTTACTTTTATGAACTGGCGTCGGCGCAGTTCGGTTATAAGGAAGAGCTTCTCAAAAAAGTGCAGGCGTTTCACTTCAAAGGCGGGCAGGGCGCGAAGACCGGCACCGGCGGTCATCTGCCGGGCAGGAAAGTCACCGAACGCATCGCCGAAATCCGCGGTCTGAAGCCGGGGCAGGACGCCGTCTCTCCCCCGACTTTCACCGACCTGCACACGGTGGACGATTTTAAAAAGTTCGGCGATCGTGTGCGCGAGGTCACGGGCGGCATTCCCATCGGATTCAAAACCTCGGCGCAACACATCGAAGACGACATCGAGTTTGCGGTGCAGGCCGGCGCGGATTACATCATCGTCGATGGACGCGGTGGCGGCACCGGCGCGGCGCCTCTGCTCTTCCGCAATCACATCTCCGTCCCCACCATCCCGGCCTTGGCGCGCGCCCGGCGGTACCTAGATAACAAGGGGTACGATCACGTGACGCTCATCGTCACCGGGGGCCTGCGCACGCCTCCGGATTTCGTGAAGGCGCTGGCGATGGGGGCGGACGCCATCGCCCTGTCGAACGCGGCGATGCAGGCCATCGGGTGCATCGCGGCGCGCATCTGCCACACCAACAACTGCCCGGCGGGCATCGCCACGCAGGACCCGGAGCGCCGCAAGATTCTGGATACCAGGGAAGCGCCGAAACGGCTGACGCGGTTTTTAAATGCGTCGGTGGAGTTGATGCAGGTCATGGCGCGCGCCTGCGGTCACGATCACCTCAACCGGTTTTCGATGCGCGACCTCACCACGTGGAAACGCGAGATGAGCGACCTCTCCGGCATTCCATACAGCGGTGTGGCTGGTCGATAA
- the ahr gene encoding NADPH-dependent aldehyde reductase Ahr has protein sequence MIKAYAAKQAGQSLEPFEYDPGALRPDEVEIDVLHCGLCHSDVSIIDNAWGITQFPVVPGHEVVGKVGKKGDAVRNLEIGQHVGLGWHAGFCGTCGSCATGDHNLCAAPQETIVGHHGGFADKVRARAHSVVPLPDGMDLAAIGPLFCGGITVFNPFVQFDVRPTDKVGVIGIGGLGHLALQFAGKWGCEVTALTSGTAKEKEAREMGAHHVINSRDPKVIEAAAGHFDFIISTVNVKLDWNLYLNALKPKGRLHFVGAVLEPLDLQVFPLLVGQRSVSGSPVGSPATIATMLEFCKRHGIQPVIEQFKFSQVNDAIAKLKQGNVRYRAVLSH, from the coding sequence ATGATTAAAGCTTACGCCGCGAAACAGGCGGGACAATCGCTCGAACCGTTCGAATACGATCCCGGCGCACTGCGACCGGACGAAGTGGAAATCGACGTCCTGCACTGCGGCCTGTGCCACAGCGATGTCAGCATCATCGACAACGCCTGGGGCATCACGCAATTTCCCGTGGTGCCGGGTCACGAGGTGGTGGGTAAAGTCGGAAAGAAAGGCGATGCGGTGCGCAACCTGGAGATCGGTCAGCACGTGGGGCTGGGCTGGCACGCAGGCTTTTGCGGAACCTGCGGGTCCTGCGCCACCGGCGATCACAATCTGTGCGCCGCGCCGCAGGAGACGATCGTCGGGCATCACGGTGGTTTCGCCGACAAAGTCCGCGCCCGGGCGCACAGTGTGGTGCCTCTGCCCGACGGCATGGACCTCGCCGCCATCGGCCCCCTGTTCTGCGGCGGCATCACCGTGTTCAATCCGTTTGTGCAGTTCGATGTCCGTCCGACCGACAAAGTCGGCGTCATCGGCATCGGCGGGCTGGGTCACCTGGCGCTCCAGTTCGCCGGCAAGTGGGGGTGCGAGGTGACGGCGCTCACCTCCGGCACGGCGAAGGAAAAGGAAGCGCGCGAGATGGGCGCGCATCATGTCATCAATTCGCGCGACCCGAAAGTCATCGAGGCCGCCGCCGGGCACTTCGATTTCATCATTTCCACGGTCAATGTGAAGCTCGACTGGAACCTGTACCTCAACGCGCTCAAACCGAAAGGCCGTCTGCATTTCGTCGGCGCGGTGCTGGAGCCACTCGACTTGCAGGTGTTTCCGCTTCTCGTCGGACAACGCTCGGTCTCCGGCTCGCCGGTGGGTTCTCCCGCCACCATCGCCACCATGCTGGAGTTCTGCAAGCGCCACGGCATCCAACCGGTGATCGAGCAATTCAAGTTTTCCCAGGTGAACGACGCCATCGCCAAACTCAAGCAGGGCAACGTGCGTTACCGCGCGGTGCTCAGTCACTGA